Within the Montipora foliosa isolate CH-2021 chromosome 11, ASM3666993v2, whole genome shotgun sequence genome, the region GACCTAGGGAGTaacgagataggagatcaaggagcagcacacctgagtgatgaactcaaagatgttaattgtaaactcactcagcttgTCCTAGTGAGTAACGAGATAGGAGaccaaggagcagcacacctgagtgatgcactcaaagatgttaattgtaaactcactcggCTGAACCTCTGGGGTAACAAGATAGGAGaccaaggagcagcacacctgagtgatgcactcaaatatgttaattgtaaactcactcagccgAACCTCTGGGGTAACAAGATAGGAGaccaaggagcagcacacctgagtgatgcactcaaagatgttaattgtaaactcactcagctgaacctcaggggtaacaagataggagaccaaggagcagcacacctgagtgatgcactcaaagatgttaattgtaaactcactcagctgaacctctGGGATAACGAGATAGGatatcaaggagcagcacacctgagtgatgcactcaaagatgttaattgttaACTCATTCATTTCGACCTAGGGAGTaacgagataggagatcaaggagcagcacacctgagtgatgcactgaaagatgttaattgtaaactcactcagctgaacctctGGGATAACAAGATAGGatatcaaggagcagcacacctgagtgatgcactcaaagatgttaattgtaaactcactcagctgaacctctAGGATAACGAGATAGGatatcaaggagcagcacacctgagtgatgcactcaaagatgttaattgttaACTCATTCATTTCGACCTAGGGAGTaacgagataggagatcaaggagcagcacacctgagtgatgcactcaaagatgttaattgttaACTCATTCATTTCGACCTAGGGAGTaacgagataggagatcaaggagcagcacacctgagtgatgcactgaaagatgttaattgtaaactcactcagctgaacctctGGGATAACAAGATAGGAGaccaaggagcagcacacctgagtgatgcactcaaagatgttaattgtaaactcactcagctgaacctctggggtaacaagataggagaccaaggagcagcacacctgagtgatgcactcaaagatgttaattgtaaactcactcagctctTCCTAGCGAGTAACGAGATAGATCAAGGAACAGCAGACCTGAGTGATGCAATCAAATATgctaattgtaaactcactcagctgaacctctGGGATAACGAGATAGGatatcaaggagcagcacacctgagtgatgcactcaaagatgttagtCGTTAACTCATTCATTTCGACCTAGGGAGTaacgagataggagatcaaggagcagcacactgAGTGATgaactcaaagatgttaattgtaaactcactcagcttgTCCTAGTGAGTAACGAGATAGGAGaccaaggagcagcacacctgagtgatgcactcaaagatgttaattgtaaactcactcagctggacctactgggtaacaagataggagacca harbors:
- the LOC137976622 gene encoding NLR family CARD domain-containing protein 3-like, coding for MLIPNLWGNKIGDQGAAHLSDALKDVNCKLTQLNLRGSNEIGDQGAAHLSDALKDVNCKLTQLNLWDNKIGYQGAAHLSDALKDVNWSNEIGDQGAAHLSDALKDVNCKLTQLNLWDNKIGDQGAAHLSDALKDVNCKLTQLNLWGNKIGDQGAAHLSDALKDVNCKLTQLFLASNEIDQGTADLSDAIKYANCKLTQLNLWDNEIGYQGAAHLSDALKDLVLVSNEIGDQGAAHLSDALKDVNCKLTQLDLLGSNEIGDQGAAHLSDALKDVNCKLTQLNLWDNKIGDQGAAHLSDALKDVNCKLTQLNLWDNEIGYQGAAHLSDALKDVNC